One Ostrea edulis chromosome 2, xbOstEdul1.1, whole genome shotgun sequence genomic region harbors:
- the LOC125678372 gene encoding E3 ubiquitin-protein ligase TRIM71-like, translating to MESSLTSELLQCAICLGNLENAHALPCLHSFCGLCLQNHIATSQKKVSKSLKLKRFPCPTCRLWVNSPVAGICDFPRDFRVVKLRDVLKDWKDVRSNRNSLTCGMCEKEFNNPIENYCADCHKYLCTVCYTEHTTTQVLSTHVVLSVSSEPAETENSKCSVHSNEPIKYQCETCNMGICVKCIMGDHKDHNIMDIDNSCNIKRVELRNCMYQLRNQLSHLNEALFTLTSIEGQIKNEHEQTKLQIRKHSHKVINNIYREQSRLLNETDLNYQQKYEDLSKRREKCKMYIHQFTNLQSRLESVLRIQDANTVSDKYTSIVKDIKGIEMEKYSKELVELPKCAQFVSNTVGNIGHIIPRERSTRTCMQNCCSDLHQKYNHLKLSKHDTNDRRTESGTKKLIVDTDGKVSPPPSTINPMKSPPIIHVTLLCQIGGKGTTYSPIGLPYGITFTEDEKLVVGENSNERIQIFTKDGMLLKVIPLPGCCPRSLCSLKDQSIVFTDENEKCLKKVELKTSYVSSITTRYTESTVSFPFGVASLSDKRLVISDMIYETVSITSSVGVKEKQLGADDHGDIYDNPSYLATDYEDNIFIADSGHHKIKVYDKHGRFLFQFGDDSIKEGQLRYPKGIAVDKNGLIFVADAGNDRVVVYSRLGFFLMVLADRNDGIERPTGLAYSPSGLLAVSMPDKHEVFVYKLHNSIPGQFLS from the coding sequence ATGGAATCATCTTTGACCTCTGAACTATTGCAGTGTGCTATCTGTCTGGGGAATCTAGAGAATGCACATGCACTTCCCTGTCTTCACTCCTTCTGTGGTCTCTGTCTACAAAACCACATTGCAACATCTCAGAAGAAGGTGTCCAAGTCTTTGAAGCTAAAGAGGTTTCCCTGCCCCACCTGTCGATTATGGGTTAACTCCCCTGTGGCTGGGATCTGTGACTTCCCTAGAGATTTCAGGGTGGTCAAATTGAGGGATGTTTTAAAAGATTGGAAGGATGTAAGGAGCAACAGGAACAGCCTTACCTGTGGTATGTGTGAAAAGGAGTTTAACAACCCTATAGAAAATTATTGTGCAGATTGTCATAAATATCTGTGTACTGTCTGTTATACTGAACATACCACCACCCAAGTTTTATCAACTCATGTTGTATTATCAGTGTCATCTGAACCTGCAGAAACTGAAAATTCCAAATGTTCTGTTCATtcaaatgaaccaatcaaataCCAGTGTGAAACTTGTAACATGGGAATCTGTGTCAAGTGCATCATGGGAGATCACAAAGATCATAATATCATGGATATTGATAACAGTTGTAATATTAAACGAGTTGAACTGAGAAATTGCATGTATCAACTTCGGAATCAGTTATCCCACCTGAACGAAGCCCTGTTTACTTTGACCAGCATTGAAGGTCAGATCAAAAATGAACACGAGCAAACCAAACTCCAAATTAGGAAACATTCGCACAAGGTGATAAATAACATCTACCGTGAACAAAGTAGGTTGTTGAATGAGACAGATTTAAATTATCAACAAAAGTACGAAGATCTTAGTAAAAGAAGAGAAAAGTGTAAAATGTACATCCACCAGTTTACGAATTTACAGAGTAGGCTGGAGTCCGTTCTCAGAATTCAGGATGCTAACACTGTATCAGACAAGTATACATCCATTGTGAAGGACATCAAAGGCATTGAAATGGAAAAGTACAGCAAAGAGTTAGTGGAACTCCCCAAATGTGCACAATTTGTGTCAAACACAGTGGGAAACATTGGTCATATCATACCTAGAGAAAGAAGTACTCGAACCTGCATGCAAAACTGCTGCAGTGACCTTCATCAGAAATACAACCATCTTAAGCTCTCTAAGCATGATACCAATGACAGGCGAACTGAAAGTGGCACAAAAAAGCTGATTGTTGACACTGATGGAAAGGTTAGTCCACCACCAAGTACAATAAATCCAATGAAAAGTCCCCCCATTATACACGTAACATTGCTGTGTCAGATCGGTGGTAAAGGGACAACATACTCACCGATTGGTCTTCCCTATGGAATAACATTCACAGAAGATGAAAAACTTGTGGTTGGTGAAAACAGCAATGAAAGAATTCAAATTTTTACCAAAGATGGAATGCTTCTGAAAGTTATTCCTCTTCCAGGCTGCTGCCCAAGGTCACTGTGTTCACTAAAGGACCAGAGCATTGTTTTTactgatgaaaatgaaaagtgtcTCAAGAAAGTTGAACTTAAAACCTCATATGTGTCCTCCATTACAACAAGGTACACAGAGAGCACAGTTTCATTTCCTTTTGGAGTTGCTAGCCTCTCTGACAAGAGATTAGTGATCTCTGACATGATCTATGAGACAGTCAGCATCACATCTTCTGTTGGTGTGAAAGAAAAACAACTCGGAGCAGACGACCATGGTGATATCTATGACAACCCATCCTACCTAGCAACAGATTATGAAGATAACATCTTCATTGCTGACTCTGGTCACCATAAAATCAAAGTGTACGACAAACATGGAAGATTTCTCTTCCAATTCGGTGACGACAGCATCAAAGAGGGACAGCTGAGGTATCCAAAGGGGATCGCTGTGGATAAAAATGGGCTCATTTTTGTAGCAGATGCTGGAAATGACAGAGTGGTCGTCTACTCGAGGTTAGGTTTCTTCTTGATGGTCCTGGCAGATAGGAATGATGGGATTGAAAGACCTACAGGGCTTGCTTACAGCCCTAGCGGACTACTGGCAGTCTCCATGCCAGACAAACATGAAGTTTTTGTTTATAAGCTCCACAACTCGATCCCTGGTCAATTCCTCTCTTAG